One genomic segment of Strix aluco isolate bStrAlu1 chromosome 7, bStrAlu1.hap1, whole genome shotgun sequence includes these proteins:
- the ZNF503 gene encoding zinc finger protein 503, producing the protein MITSPSLSAIRSSKRSSSSSLSEPGGSPRRSRSAADLAGPNGHAGNNGSSAAAKPCFHAVPPSDPLRQANRLPIKVLKMLTARTGHILHPEYLQPLPSTPVSPIELDAKKSPLALLAQTCSQIGKPDPSPSSKLSSVTSNGSGGDKDSKSGPLKLSDIGVEDKSSFKPYSKPGAEKKEPGAAGCAGAPAAGVAAGEKSGFRVPSATCQPFTPRTGSPNSSASACSPGLLPAEGKGGEDKKDAEGCGKSGSSGAEGGPGTTSISHSRISVSCAGINVEVNQHQESTPGAKPIASDSASSCSSTTATSSTSVLGSGLVAPVSPYKPGQTVFPLPPAGMSYPGTLAGAYAGYPPQFLPHGVALDPTKSSSLVGAQLAAASSLGCSKPAGSSPLAGASPPSVMTASLCRDPYCLSYHCASHLAGAAGASCAHDQALKSGYPLVYPTHPLHSVHSSLTGATPPSLAGHPLYPYGFMLPNDPQPHICNWVSANGPCDKRFATSEELLSHLRTHTAFPGTDKLLSSYPSSSSLASAAAAAMACHMHIPTTGAPGSPGTLALRSPHHALGLGSRYHPYSKSPLPTPGAPVPVPAATGPYYSPYALYGQRLTTASALGYQ; encoded by the exons ATGATCACATCGCCCTCGCTTTCTGCTATAAGAAGTAGTaagcgcagcagcagcagcagcctcagcgAGCCCGGAGGCAGCCCCCGCCGCAGCCGCAGCGCCGCCGACCTCGCCGGGCCGAACGGGCACGCTGGGAATAACGGCAGCAGCGCCGCCGCCAAGCCCTGCTTCCACGCCGTCCCCCCCTCGGACCCGCTACGCCAAGCCAACCGCCTTCCCATCAAAGTCTTGAAAATGCTCACGGCGCGGACTGGACACATTTTACACCCAGAATACCTGCAGCCTTTACCCTCCACGCCCGTCAGCCCCATCGAG CTGGATGCGAAGAAGAGTCCCCTGGCCCTTTTGGCACAAACTTGCTCGCAGATAGGGAAGCCGGACCCGTCGCCTTCCTCCAAACTCTCCTCGGTCACGTCCAATGGCTCCGGAGGCGACAAGGACTCCAAGTCGGGCCCCTTGAAGCTCAGCGACATCGGCGTGGAGGACAAGTCGAGCTTCAAGCCGTACTCCAAGCCGGGCGCGGAGAAGAAggagccgggggcggcgggcTGCGCGggcgcccccgccgcgggggtCGCGGCCGGGGAGAAGTCGGGATTCCGGGTGCCGAGCGCCACCTGCCAGCCGTTCACCCCAAGGACAGGCAGCCCCAACTCCAGCGCCTCCGCCTGCTCGCCGGGGCTGCTGCCGGCCGAGGGCAAAGGCGGGGAGGACAAGAAGGACGCGGAGGGCTGCGGGAAGAGCGGCAGCTCCGGCGCGGAGGGAGGCCCGGGCACCACCAGCATCAGCCACAGCCGGATTAGCGTGAGCTGTGCCGGGATTAACGTGGAGGTCAACCAGCACCAGGAGAGCACGCCGGGCGCCAAGCCCATCGCCTCGGACTCcgcctcctcctgcagcagcaccaccGCCACCTCCTCCACCTCCGTCCTGGGCTCCGGCCTCGTGGCCCCCGTCTCCCCTTACAAGCCGGGCCAGACTGTCTTTCCCCTGCCCCCGGCGGGCATGAGCTACCCGGGGACGCTGGCTGGAGCCTACGCCGGCTACCCGCCGCAGTTCCTGCCGCACGGAGTAGCGCTGGACCCCACCAAATCCTCCAGCCTGGTGGGGGCCCAGCTGGCCGCCgccagcagcctgggctgcagcaagccGGCGGGGTCGAGCCCGCTGGCGGGCGCGTCGCCGCCGTCGGTGATGACGGCGAGCCTGTGCCGAGACCCGTACTGCCTGAGCTACCACTGCGCCAGCCACCTGGCAGGCGCCGCCGGCGCCTCCTGCGCCCACGACCAGGCCCTCAAGTCCGGATACCCCCTCGTGTACCCCACCCACCCTTTGCACAGCGTCCACTCCTCGCTGACCGGCGCCACGCCGCCCTCGCTGGCCGGCCACCCTTTGTACCCCTACGGCTTCATGCTCCCCAAcgacccccagccccacatctgcAACTGGGTGTCGGCCAACGGACCCTGCGACAAGCGCTTTGCCACCTCGGAGGAGCTGCTTAGCCACTTGCGGACCCATACAGCCTTCCCGGGCACCGATAAACTCCTCTCCAGCTACCCCAGCTCCTCCTCGCTGGCcagcgcggcggccgcggccATGGCGTGCCACATGCACATCCCCACGACGGGCGCCCCGGGCAGCCCGGGCACGCTGGCCCTGCGCAGCCCGCACCACGCTCTGGGACTCGGCAGCCGCTACCACCCCTACTCCAAgagccccctgcccacccccggGGCCCCCGTGCCCGTGCCCGCCGCCACCGGACCCTACTACTCCCCTTACGCACTCTACGGACAGAGACTAACCACAGCCTCGGCCCTGGGGTACCAGTGA